In Leptodesmis sichuanensis A121, the following are encoded in one genomic region:
- a CDS encoding slr1659 superfamily regulator — protein sequence MEIKTQDYQIWYTEETSTITCQGRLRLAGLEEYQPMIQFLDDILNSQPALLILDLAGLDFLNSSGINVFLKFVLKVRQQKTTQLTVLGSSKVPWQGKSLKNFQRLMPELKLEFK from the coding sequence ATGGAGATCAAAACTCAGGACTATCAGATCTGGTATACCGAGGAAACCAGTACGATCACCTGTCAGGGGCGGCTCCGTCTTGCAGGGCTGGAAGAGTATCAACCCATGATTCAATTTCTGGATGACATCTTAAATTCCCAACCAGCGCTGCTAATTCTGGATCTGGCTGGCCTGGATTTTCTGAATAGTTCGGGTATCAATGTTTTTTTAAAATTTGTACTCAAAGTTCGACAACAGAAAACTACGCAATTAACAGTATTAGGCTCTTCTAAGGTTCCCTGGCAGGGAAAATCATTAAAAAACTTCCAGCGTCTGATGCCCGAATTGAAACTGGAGTTTAAGTAG
- a CDS encoding AAA-like domain-containing protein: MQRYLIEKLYAEIAELKQQLSILQQEKSELETLLEINTEHSDVVLETLVQDKSDLEIFLETTTEHSDLVEAELQKETEQVVYEGERRLSQFLEAVPVGVTVLDANGRTYYVNQLAQELLGRGIIREAATEQWTEVYQLFIAGTDTIYPPDRLPIIRALQGERCTADDIEIYQGNQRIPIEVWATPIFNDQEQVVYAIAAFQNITQRKQTEAERLQLLQELTIKNMALQQAKDELAEINRTLEKKVAERTQELSHTLEVLRATQADLMIENALLRATDQTLAHTYQVGGSLPIDAPTYVVRKADRELYRALKQGEFCYILNSRQMGKSSLRIQMMKKLKAEGFVCAAIDLSEIGNWQINIEQWYAGLIYTLASSFNLRAQVDVRAWLRQHEFLSPPQRLSTFCKEVLLSHVAGNIVIFFDEIDSILELNFAIDDFFVLLRACYNKRAEHPAYQRLNFVLLGVATPAQLIRDKRYTPFNIGRAIHLNNFQFHEAQPLLHGIANKIKNSQAILKEILNWTGGQPFLTQKLCKLVAQEVGIADRRLGIGNWEMEEQVPNSKFQIPGSTSKIQDSKSQNPASEAAWIENIVQSRIIDNWEAQDEPEHLRTIRDRLLDDDQRAILRLQLYQKILHQAPLPDDGSLEQKELLLSGLVVKRSGVEASTTLGLEVANPIYRRIFNSSWVKQQLDALQHTLSTA; the protein is encoded by the coding sequence ATGCAAAGGTATTTGATTGAAAAACTATATGCAGAAATTGCTGAACTGAAGCAGCAATTATCCATATTGCAGCAAGAAAAATCTGAGTTGGAAACGCTGCTGGAAATTAATACCGAGCATAGTGATGTAGTTCTGGAGACACTGGTACAGGATAAATCTGATTTAGAAATATTCCTGGAAACAACTACGGAGCATTCTGACCTGGTGGAAGCTGAACTGCAAAAAGAAACTGAGCAAGTAGTTTATGAAGGTGAACGGCGATTGTCGCAGTTCCTGGAAGCAGTGCCTGTCGGAGTTACGGTTCTGGATGCCAACGGTAGAACGTACTACGTTAACCAACTGGCGCAGGAATTACTTGGTCGGGGAATTATTCGCGAGGCTGCAACCGAACAATGGACCGAGGTTTATCAACTCTTTATCGCTGGAACCGATACCATTTATCCCCCCGATCGCTTACCCATTATTCGTGCTTTACAGGGAGAGCGGTGTACTGCAGATGATATAGAAATTTATCAAGGCAATCAACGCATTCCCATCGAAGTCTGGGCAACTCCTATTTTTAATGACCAGGAACAGGTGGTGTATGCGATTGCAGCATTTCAAAACATTACTCAGCGTAAACAAACGGAAGCCGAACGATTGCAGCTTTTGCAAGAACTAACAATTAAAAATATGGCTCTGCAACAGGCGAAAGACGAACTGGCCGAGATTAATCGCACTCTGGAAAAGAAGGTTGCAGAACGTACTCAGGAACTCTCCCATACTCTGGAAGTGTTGAGGGCTACTCAAGCTGACCTGATGATTGAGAATGCCTTACTTCGTGCCACTGACCAAACTTTAGCCCATACCTATCAAGTTGGTGGAAGTTTGCCAATTGACGCTCCAACCTATGTGGTTCGTAAGGCCGATCGCGAGCTTTACCGTGCTCTGAAGCAGGGAGAATTCTGTTATATTCTCAATTCCCGACAGATGGGTAAATCGAGTCTGCGAATTCAAATGATGAAGAAGTTGAAGGCAGAGGGGTTTGTTTGTGCGGCGATCGATTTATCGGAGATTGGTAACTGGCAGATCAATATAGAGCAATGGTATGCGGGGTTAATTTACACCCTGGCTAGTAGCTTTAACTTGCGAGCACAGGTTGATGTCCGTGCATGGCTACGGCAGCATGAGTTCTTATCACCCCCTCAGCGATTAAGTACCTTTTGCAAGGAAGTCTTGCTCAGTCATGTTGCTGGTAACATTGTGATTTTTTTTGATGAAATTGATAGCATTTTGGAACTTAATTTTGCGATCGATGATTTCTTTGTTTTACTTCGAGCCTGCTATAACAAACGTGCTGAGCATCCTGCTTATCAACGTCTAAATTTTGTTCTGCTAGGGGTTGCTACACCGGCTCAATTGATTCGAGATAAAAGATATACTCCGTTCAATATTGGCCGAGCAATTCATCTAAATAACTTTCAGTTTCATGAAGCCCAACCATTACTACATGGCATTGCCAACAAGATCAAAAATTCCCAAGCTATCCTTAAAGAAATATTGAATTGGACTGGAGGGCAACCTTTTCTCACCCAAAAGCTGTGTAAGCTAGTTGCTCAGGAAGTAGGGATTGCGGATCGGAGATTAGGGATTGGGAATTGGGAGATGGAAGAACAGGTCCCAAATTCCAAATTTCAGATTCCAGGTTCCACATCTAAGATCCAAGATTCAAAATCCCAAAACCCTGCTTCTGAAGCAGCCTGGATCGAGAATATTGTGCAATCGCGCATTATTGATAATTGGGAGGCTCAGGATGAGCCAGAACATTTGAGAACAATTCGCGATCGCTTATTGGATGATGATCAGCGGGCGATTTTGCGGTTACAGCTTTATCAAAAAATTCTGCATCAGGCTCCCCTTCCTGATGATGGCAGTTTGGAGCAAAAGGAACTTTTGTTATCAGGTCTGGTTGTGAAACGCTCTGGTGTGGAGGCCAGCACGACCTTGGGGCTTGAGGTAGCTAACCCCATTTATCGGCGGATTTTCAACTCTTCTTGGGTGAAGCAACAACTCGATGCTCTGCAGCATACTTTGTCCACGGCCTGA
- a CDS encoding sensor histidine kinase has translation MSKLGLRGRLFLSHLIVMIVGLSTLVTVGRLYSPRLFVLHLENLEIGGLNLVRVRQKLVDGFESAWSRGAFWSVIVGASAAGGLSYLVAKRITEPLIHMEQVTQKITAGHLEERLPSSEIPELNQLALSFNRMAADLEGVEQRRRELIGDLTHELRTPLTVVEGYLEGLADGTIEPSVDIYQRLARETARLRRLVNDLQELSQAEAGYLPIRSVELDLQPLLQAIVDKFSDQLLESSPVLKLDCPPDLPPVLADPERVEQVLMNLLGNALRYTQAGSITVRAWNEGKKVWIAVTDTGQGITPADLPHVFERFWRSDRSRDRASGGTGIGLAISRRLVELQGGSIDVESELGQGSTFRFCLPVI, from the coding sequence ATGAGTAAACTCGGACTGCGGGGACGACTATTTCTATCCCACCTGATTGTGATGATTGTGGGGTTAAGTACCCTGGTCACGGTAGGCAGGTTATATTCTCCCCGATTATTCGTTCTACATTTGGAAAATCTGGAGATCGGGGGGTTGAACCTGGTGCGGGTACGGCAGAAGCTGGTGGATGGGTTTGAGTCGGCCTGGAGCCGGGGTGCTTTTTGGTCGGTCATCGTTGGGGCATCAGCAGCGGGAGGCTTGAGTTATCTGGTGGCAAAACGGATTACCGAACCGCTGATTCACATGGAACAGGTGACGCAAAAAATTACGGCGGGTCATCTGGAAGAACGGTTACCAAGCAGCGAAATTCCTGAATTGAATCAGTTAGCCTTGAGCTTTAACCGCATGGCCGCCGATCTCGAAGGAGTTGAGCAACGGCGGCGGGAGTTAATTGGGGATCTCACTCATGAACTCCGTACCCCGTTGACGGTTGTAGAAGGCTATCTGGAAGGGTTGGCGGACGGCACGATCGAACCCTCGGTCGATATTTATCAACGATTAGCCCGTGAAACAGCTCGTTTGCGCCGCCTGGTTAACGATTTACAGGAACTGTCTCAGGCGGAAGCGGGCTATTTGCCCATTCGATCGGTTGAACTCGATCTGCAGCCTTTGTTGCAAGCGATCGTTGATAAATTCTCGGATCAACTGCTGGAATCCAGTCCCGTTTTAAAGCTGGATTGCCCACCAGATTTACCGCCTGTTCTGGCTGACCCAGAGCGGGTGGAGCAAGTGCTGATGAATTTGCTGGGCAATGCCCTCCGCTACACTCAGGCAGGATCCATTACGGTACGAGCCTGGAACGAAGGCAAAAAAGTCTGGATTGCAGTGACCGACACAGGACAGGGGATTACGCCCGCCGACCTGCCCCACGTTTTTGAGCGGTTCTGGCGATCGGATCGATCGCGCGATCGGGCCTCTGGTGGTACAGGTATTGGTTTAGCCATTTCTCGTCGTTTAGTCGAGTTACAGGGGGGTTCGATTGATGTCGAAAGCGAATTAGGTCAGGGCAGCACCTTCCGCTTCTGTCTACCCGTAATCTAA
- a CDS encoding response regulator transcription factor, which yields MEILIVEDEAEIAQLIQLYMEKEGFSCRVCRDGNQALQIFQEQKPDLIILDLMIPGLDGLEVCARIRQQPGPKDPYILMLTARGEEIDRIIGLSTGADDYMVKPFSPKELVARVRALLRRSLRQGGQTHTYRTQHFQIDVDQRVAQRCLGNNEFESLDLTALEFDLLSTFMSYPGRVWNRTQLIDKLWGSNFFGDERVVDTHIARLRKKIEPDPSNPTFVKTVIGVGYKFEDTV from the coding sequence ATGGAAATTTTGATTGTTGAAGATGAAGCTGAAATTGCTCAATTAATTCAGCTTTACATGGAAAAAGAAGGGTTCTCCTGCCGGGTTTGCCGGGATGGGAATCAGGCTCTCCAGATCTTTCAGGAGCAGAAACCCGATCTGATCATTCTGGACTTGATGATTCCTGGACTGGATGGATTAGAGGTATGCGCCCGTATTCGTCAGCAGCCTGGGCCTAAAGATCCCTATATCTTGATGCTGACGGCACGGGGAGAAGAAATCGATCGCATTATTGGCCTCTCCACCGGGGCAGATGATTACATGGTCAAGCCCTTCAGTCCCAAGGAACTGGTAGCACGGGTGCGTGCCCTCTTGCGGCGCAGTTTGCGACAGGGCGGACAAACCCACACCTACCGTACCCAACATTTCCAGATCGATGTGGATCAACGGGTTGCCCAACGCTGCCTGGGAAATAACGAATTTGAATCCCTGGATTTGACCGCTCTGGAATTTGATTTACTCTCCACATTCATGAGTTATCCTGGGCGGGTCTGGAACCGCACGCAATTAATCGACAAACTGTGGGGCAGTAACTTCTTTGGTGACGAGCGCGTCGTTGATACCCACATTGCCCGCCTTCGCAAAAAAATCGAACCGGATCCGTCTAATCCCACATTTGTTAAAACGGTAATTGGAGTGGGCTATAAGTTTGAAGATACAGTATGA